In Oxalobacteraceae bacterium OTU3CINTB1, the sequence ATTCGTCAAACGATTCGGTGAGGGAAAGCTGCAGCGACGGATTGAAGAGATTCAACGGCTGGATTTTGAAGCAGAGACGCTCACTCAACGAGCGGACATGCTCGACGGCCAAGCAGTCGAGGCATTGGGCATGGCTGACAGTTGCCGGGCAAAGGCAGCTCAGGCAGACGTAGCTGCTGCGCTCTGTCAGCGTCACCTCCGCGATATCGAAAAGTTTGTCGAGACTCACGAATCCGGGCGGCGGACTCGCCTCACTCGACTGGACGAAATTGTCAAATTGCGTTCTGGTCTTCATAGCCGCGCAAATGAAATTGCATGTCGGCTGGAAGAGCTTGCGAATGTAAGAGAAACGCAGCTTGAGGAAGTTCAACTGTATAAGACTCAGCATCTGAAGCGTTCGGAGGAATTTTCCGCGGTGAAGTACTACGGCGAAGTTGTCGTAGACGGAGACGACGGCGATGGCCCGTCCAGCATTGACTCGCTGGCAAATCTGTATGCCAGCGCCGCGATTCAATATGAGTCCGAAGAGCATGAGCGCATTGGTATTGTAAAGATTCACCTGGACATAGCGCGAGAGGAACACCTGCAAAAAGAGAAAATGTACTCGAGCCGGTTTGGGGACGTGTCGGAGGACGCAATGGCCCCCTTTCTGACCAAGCCGTACGAAGACTGGCTACCTGTGATTTCGCGAGAAATCGAGGTGCACGAGTCAGCTAAGATTGCGGCTGGACAGACACATGCTGTTGCCGTCGCTGCGATGAATCGACTAAAGCACCCCAACGAACTTAGCGTCGTCGCCGTTGAAGCCGCAGGCAGAGCCTCGGACGACGAGCTTGCGGCCGAAAGTGAGCAGGCGGCTGATGAAATCGAGAAGACGGACGCGGCGGTTGAGCAGATGGTCGAGTTTTTGCAACTGCTGCAGAAGTCTATCGAGGCTTCACAATCTCAAGAGCATCGAGCAAAAGTTGCGGCGCAGACGCTCCGCACTTCACTCTCTATGCCCGAGATTCTAGGCGCTGAGCCCTCTACCATCGAAGATGATTTTGAGTCGCAGGTGTCCGGTATCATCCAGCAGTTTCGCGAGCGCGAGCGGACGGTAAATCATGCCCGGACGCAGGCGATGAAGTTGTTCGATGATGTCAAATCGCTCGCACGTAGCGAGGCGCTTTCGAGAGTTGAGCCCGATATTTCTGCGCAACTTCAACGAAATGATTTCGATGCCGCCTGTTCGGATGGCGAGCGAATCTTGGCCGGCATCGCGGACCGCATTGGCACGACGAATTCCATGTTGGAGGGCATGCAGGCCGACTTCAATGCATGTGTAGGGGAATTATCCAATCTGGCGAACACGGCGATTTCGCTGCTGGTGTCGGCGACGAATAAAAGGGTTCCAGCTAACGCACCTTGGGTCGGCGGGATGCCTATGTTTAAAATGCAGGCCAAGTTCAACGAGGTGCAGCAGGAAGCGCGCAAGCTCGCTCTTAGGAACTATCTGGATTCCCTTATCGACACCAAGGTCGTGCCGGCTAAAGGAGCGGCTATGGTCGCTGAGGCGGTTTCGCGCATCTACGGTCGCAGCCTGGGCGTCAAACTGCTGAAAATGAGTCCCGATGTCGACTTGCAATACGTTGCGGTCGACAAAATCCAAAACTCGGGAGGCGAAGCCGTTGTGATGGCAATGTTCCTATATTTGCTCATTAACCAAATTCGCTCGGAAACTCAGGCCAAAGTACGGCGCAACGGTGGTGGACCGCTTATTTTGGACAATCCCTTCGCTAAGGCAACCAATCCGGCAATGTGGAAAGCGCAGCGCCTGTTGGCTGCCGCGATGGACGTGCAGTTGATTTTTGCTACAGCGCTTCCCGACTACAACGCCGTGGCGGATTTTCCACGCTTCATTCACCTGCGGAAAGCAGGAAAGAATACGAAATCGAATCGGTGGCATCTCGAGATTGTTGACTTCACCCTGCGTGACAATGAAACGGAGACAGCGTGACGGTTGACCTACTATCCCTCTTGCGAACTGGACGACGTAAGCGAAAGACCTTGGACGAAGTTCGTGCTGCGTTTTTCTCGCTACGGCCTGAGCAGGCAGCTAATCCGGAGCGAAATACTTGCCTACTTGCGGAACTGGACGAAATGGCTGCTGCGAACAGAATTCTCATGCCTGCCAGGGCCGGAGAGAACTGGGAAGTGCGCGGCTCGCCGCGGCTTCCATTATGGATACAAGTTGTCGACGAAGCTGCCGCGCCTGGTCACGAGAACTATTCTGAAGTCGCATGGGTACCCGAGCTTGGATGTTGGCCTGAACTCAAGCCCACGTCTCTACCAGCGGCAAAGGCAATCAATGACTTTCTACTGAAGCGCAGGGGTTCGCTTACATTAGTCCCGGTGAAGGAACGTTCGCTTGAAATCTTCGGTGACGAAAAGCGGCTCGACGTACTTCGAATCGGCAACTACCTTTTTGGGGGACGATTAGACTTGGCCACGATTGGTGCGTTTGCCGTGCCATTCCCTCTCGCATATCGAAGTCCTAAAGTTGCGGGCCTACCCATTTTGGTCGTTGAAAATCACAATACCTATTGGAGTTTTGGGGAGTGGAACGAGACGATGAAACGATATTCGGCTGTCGTTTACGGTGTCGGGGAAGCGTTCCGGAATACGGAGGATGCGCTGCTCCAAGTGCTGCGCGACGTTGGAGGCGTCGGGGTGGAATATTTCGGCGACCTGGACCCAACAGGTGTCGAAATACCTTTGCTGTTTAATCGTTCCGTTCGCGACCGAACTGCAACGGTAGCTCCCGCAATGAACCTTTACCGATGGATG encodes:
- a CDS encoding DUF2220 family protein, which encodes MDEVRAAFFSLRPEQAANPERNTCLLAELDEMAAANRILMPARAGENWEVRGSPRLPLWIQVVDEAAAPGHENYSEVAWVPELGCWPELKPTSLPAAKAINDFLLKRRGSLTLVPVKERSLEIFGDEKRLDVLRIGNYLFGGRLDLATIGAFAVPFPLAYRSPKVAGLPILVVENHNTYWSFGEWNETMKRYSAVVYGVGEAFRNTEDALLQVLRDVGGVGVEYFGDLDPTGVEIPLLFNRSVRDRTATVAPAMNLYRWMLKFGCRRPLDGDAPQTSRESKSWFGAEVGAQVETLWSEGSWMPQEALGIEKLRSPMFTRVVSGALDDETVDDDYWAIGHLDKD